The Bosea sp. 685 DNA window GCAAGTGGATCCACCGCACCGCATCCGGATGGTGCTGGAAGGCGAAAGCCTGCTCAACGACGCCTCGGCGCTGCTGATCTACAAGCTTGCCGTGGGAGCGGTCGTGGCAGGCAGCTTTGCCGTCACGGATGCGCTGCCGACCTTCGCCCTCGTCAGTTTCGGCAGCGTGCTGGTCGGCTGGGCGTTGGTGTGGCCTGTCGGCCGATTGATCGGGCTCATCGAGGATGCGCCGAGCTCCGTCATCTTCCAGTTCGTCTCGACCTTCAGCATATGGCTCTTCGCCGAACATCTCGGTCTTTCCGGAGTCGTGACCATCGTCGTCTATGGGCTGACGATGGCATGGCAGTCAGGCCCGCCAATGCCGGCGCGGCTGCGCGTGCCGTCCTTCGCCATCTGGGAAACAGCGGCCGTCGTGTTGAACGTATTGGCGTTCACGCTGATCGGGCTGCAGATCCGCCCTATCCTTGAACCTCTCAGCGATGCCGAGCGCCTGCGCTATCTCGGCGCCTCGCTTGCCGTCCTGGCGACAGTGATCACCGTTCGCATCGCCTGGGTGATGACGCATCACATGCTGGTGGAATGGAAGAACCACCTGTTCGGGGCGCCATCCGCTACAGCCACGATGCCGGCGCCAACTGCGAAGGGAGCTCTGGTGATCGGCTGGTCGGGCATGCGCGGTATCGTCACGCTGGCGGCTGCCATGGCACTCCCCGCCGGATTTCCCTATCGCGACTTCATCCAGCTCGCTGCCTTCGTCGTCGTGCTGGGAACCCTTGTGATTCAGGGCGTCACGCTGCGCCCGCTCCTGGCCCTGCTCAGCCTGCCGAAGGACGCAGTCGTTGATACGGAGCTCAAGCTGGCTCGGAAAGCCGCACTAAAGGCGGCCCTCTCCGAATTGAAGCGCGAGGATTCACCAGCCGCTCGGCGCCTTGGCATCGAATATGGCGAGGCGTTGAAGCTCGCCCTGCGCGGACATGATCCGCTCGATACGCCGGAGAATGATTTGCGCCGCCGCGTGGTGGCCGTGGCGCGCGACGCGCTTGATGCGCTCCGCAACGCCGGAACCATCGGCGATGACGCCTATCGACGCGTCGAGGAGGAACTCGACTGGCTCGAGCTCAGCTCCTTGCCCGCGCAGGAGCGCACATAGCGCGCCCGTAGATGCCGCTCCACTTCCTCGCTCCGGACGGTGAAGTCGCCGCCACGCATCATCGCTGCGCTAGAAGGAGTGTCCTTCACGGCCGGATCATGGATCGCCTTGGGCTGTGAGGTTTCGGCGCTGGTTGAGCGGCGGCACACACTGCTGGATCAGATCTTGAGCCCATCTTGGGCAATTGCCGCCGAAGGGGCTGCTCAGGCCTTCGGCCTGCGCCGATAGGCGAAGTAGCGTCCGAGCGGTACGCCCTCGGGCAAAGGCGTCGCCAGCAGCGCCTCGTCGATCAACTCCGACCCGCTGATAATGAGCGCGTCGTCCGCAGCGAGGGCCGCGACATGCCCCGGCAGCCAGGCCAATGCGACGGCGTCGCGCTCGGGCACACCGGTCGTGGCGTCGACATGAAGTAGAACCGAGCGGCGACCATGGGCAGCGGCGAAGGCCGGCAGCGTCTGCGCCATGTCGCCCAGCACCAGCGCCTCGGGCGGCGGCAGCGAACGCGGATTGGCCCTGGCCTCACGATCGAAGGCGTAGATCACGCGCTCCGGCAGGATCTCGCGCAAATGGTCGTAAGTCCGGCCATTGCCGAGGCCGAGCTCAAGCACGAGCCCAGCCCGACCCGTGATGGCGGCAGCAGCCCAGTCCAGAATCCGGCGCTGGGCCTCGAGACGGCGGATGAAACTGTCGAGGCGGCTCATGACGTTCTTGATCGGTGGCAAGACGAAAGAAGTCAATCATCTGATGCCCGCACCTGATGCCTGCGCTCCCAGCCACGTGCTTGCTAAAGCAACAGTCCAATGCCCTAATCCGCGATATAGCGGACGCGATTGCGCCGTTTTCCATCGGAAATGGCCGAAAAGAGCCTGATTTCACAATTCACGGGAGGTCTCTCATCATGTTCATCTCACGCCGAATCCTGCTGCTGCTCACTGCGGCCGGGCTCGCAACGACAGCAACAGTTCCAACCGTCGCGCAAACCTGGCCAACGAAATCGATTACCTTCATCGTGCCTTTCCCCGCCGGTGGCGGCACGGATACCTTCGCTCGGCCGATCGCGGTGCAGCTGGAGCAGCAGCTTGGCCAACGCATCATCATCGACAACCGCGGCGGTGCAGGCGGCACGGTCGGCGCCTCGGCCGCCTCGAA harbors:
- a CDS encoding class I SAM-dependent methyltransferase, whose translation is MSRLDSFIRRLEAQRRILDWAAAAITGRAGLVLELGLGNGRTYDHLREILPERVIYAFDREARANPRSLPPPEALVLGDMAQTLPAFAAAHGRRSVLLHVDATTGVPERDAVALAWLPGHVAALAADDALIISGSELIDEALLATPLPEGVPLGRYFAYRRRPKA
- a CDS encoding sodium:proton antiporter, whose amino-acid sequence is MLIFETILVLLLGATILSVVAKRLNIPYPTLLALGGAAVAFLPGAPRLDLPPELILALFVAPVLLDAAYDTSLRDLQTNWVPILSLVLAAVGLTTVIVALVARAIFPDFPWGAAIALGALLAPPDAVAALAVLKQVDPPHRIRMVLEGESLLNDASALLIYKLAVGAVVAGSFAVTDALPTFALVSFGSVLVGWALVWPVGRLIGLIEDAPSSVIFQFVSTFSIWLFAEHLGLSGVVTIVVYGLTMAWQSGPPMPARLRVPSFAIWETAAVVLNVLAFTLIGLQIRPILEPLSDAERLRYLGASLAVLATVITVRIAWVMTHHMLVEWKNHLFGAPSATATMPAPTAKGALVIGWSGMRGIVTLAAAMALPAGFPYRDFIQLAAFVVVLGTLVIQGVTLRPLLALLSLPKDAVVDTELKLARKAALKAALSELKREDSPAARRLGIEYGEALKLALRGHDPLDTPENDLRRRVVAVARDALDALRNAGTIGDDAYRRVEEELDWLELSSLPAQERT